In Subdoligranulum variabile, the genomic stretch CCGAGCTGAAGGGCCAGAAGAGGGCCACGATCAGCCAGTAGGCCAGCTGCCAGACGATGCCCAGCGCCGTGCGGGGCAGATACCCCAGGAAGAGCAGCACAGCGTTTTTGAGCATGCCGCCGAAGGGCAGTTCCAGCAGCGCCACCTGGGCAAAGATGTACTGGGCCAGCCCCGTGAGGAAGACCACGCCCACCAGCAGAGCCACCAGCATGCCGGCGCCCTGGCCGCTCATGTGGTAGAGGGTGAAGATCTGCATGGCCAGGATCAGACCGCCCAGGGCACCGGGCAGCAGGGCTGCCTTGGCGTTGCGTTTCCAGGCACGGCGGTAGGTGGTCCACCAGTAGCCCGGCTCATCCCGCAGGCTGCGCAGGATGGTGTCCTGCAGCCCGCAGAGCTGGGGCGCGGCGATGGCGCCCCCCACCACACCGGCCAGCAGGGCGGGCAGCACCGCGTGGCTGACGATGGAAAACCAGATGCCGAACACAAAGGGCACCGAGCTGAGCAGGGTAAGCAGGCCGGCCAGCCAGAAGCTGGTCATATCCCGGCCCAGCAGTTCCACAAAGCGGGCAGCGCCCTTCTTGCGGGGGGTATCGGGGTCCACGCCGGGACCCGGGCGGTCATAGTGCATGTTGAAAAGAGGCATGTTCTTTCTCCTTTATTTTATACTCCGTAGCGGGCGGCGCCGGTCTCCACCAGCAGGTCGGGTTCCAGCCGCAGTCCGGGGCGTCGGCCTTTCTGGGCCTCCACCACAAAGAGCCAGGGGGTGCTCCCCGGGCGCTGGCGGGCAAAGGCCAGCCGTTTGGGTTCCAGCCGGGCGGCCCGCAGGGTGCAGAGCACCTCGGCCAGCTGGTCGGGCCGGTGGCAGAGGGTGAACCGTCCCCCCTCCCGCAGGGCCCGGGCGGCGGCCTGCACGGCGTCCTCCAGGGTGCAGCTGTCGGTGTGGCGGGCGGCGGCCCGCACCGGGTCGGGGCTGCGGGGTCCGGCGGCAAAATAGGGCGGGTTGCAGGCGGCGAAATCGTACCACCCCTGCTCGGGGCCCGCCCGGCAGAAATCCCGCAGGTCGGCGCAGAGAGGGCGGATATGGTCAGCACCGTTTTCCCCCACCGCCGCGGCGCAGAGGGCGCTGGCATCGGGGTCCAGTTCCACCGCCGTGCAGGGTCCGCGGTGGCCCTCGTCGTGCCAGACCAGCGCCACGATGCCGCACCCGCTGCACAGGTCCACCGCCCGCTGCCGGGGTTTGGGCAGGGCGAACCGGGCCAGCAGCAGGGCGTCCGAGCCGAAGGTCGCCCCCGGCGCCGTGAAGACTTTGGTGCCGTGGTCCAGGATCTCGGGATTATTCAGCATGTTCTTTGCGCAGCAGGGCGTATTTCATCAGGCCCACCTGGGTCTTGGAGTCCCGGATGGTGCCGTCCAGCACCATGGCCAGGGCTTTCTCAAAGGGCATCTTCACCACGTCCAGGAACTCGTCGGGGTCAAGATGCTGGTTCACGGGGTGCAGCCCGTCGGCGGCCCAGAGGTAGATCTTCTCGCTGTCGTAGCCCACCGTGGCGTACACCACGCCCAGGTCGGTGAAGTGGTCGGCGGTCAGACCGCACTCCTCCCCCAGTTCCCGCTTGGCGGCCTCGAAGGGGTCCTCCCCCGCCTCCAGCTTGCCGGCGGGCAGTTCCCAGATCTCTTCCCCCATGGCATAGCGGAACTGGCGGACCATGTAGACGTTGCCCTCGGCATCCACCGGCAGGATGCAGGCCCCGCCGTGATGGTGGACCACCTCCCGGGTGCTGGTGTTGCCGTTTTCCAGCCGGACGGTGTCCAGCGTGACCCGGATGACCCGGCCGTTGAAGATTTCTTTGCTTTCCAGCATGGTTTCGGTATGCGCCATGATGCAGTGCTCCTTTGCGGTTGGTTTGTCCCTATTGTACCGCAGCGGCGGGCAGGAATCAACCGGGTCTTACGCAAAAACCAAAGCGGGGTCCGCATGACTGCGGGCCCCGCTCTGGTTGGTATAGGAAAATAAGGGAATGGTTTGGAAATCGGCGCGTGTTACACGATCTTGCGCGATTTGTGCACGCCGGTCTTGAGGAATTCCACCCACTCGGCCACGTTGACGGCGTGGTCGCCCAGGCGTTCCAGGTATTTGCTGATCATGAACAGATCCAGCGCGGTCTCGGCATCGGAGGGATGGGCCGCAATGTACTGGGCGATCTCGCCGCTGATCTTGCGGAACATAGCGTCGCAGTCGTCATCCTTGGCGATGACCTGGGCCGCCATGGACAGATCCACCTGCACGTAGGAGGCGATGGCATCCTTGACCATATGCAGGGCCACCTCGCCCATCCGGTCCAGATCTTCCAGCACGCCCACGCTGCGGGCCCCCTCGGGATGCAGGTGGAGGGTGATCTCGGCAATGTCGCTGGCCTGGTCGGCGATGCGCTCGATGTCGGTGACCATCTTCAGGGCGGTGGAGACCTTGCGCAGGTCCCCCGCCACCGGCTGCTGGCGCAGGAACAGCGTCAGGCAGCGGTGCTCGATCTCGTGTTCGGCGGCGTCGATCTCGCTGTCCCGGGCGATGACGCTGCGGGCCAGTTCGATGTCGCCGTTGCGCAGGGCGGTCATGGCGCTCTCGATGGCGCCGCCCGCCGCGTGGCCCATCCGGGCCAGCATGGTGTCAAGCTGCATGAGCTCGGCGTCGTAAACCTTGCGGCTGCTGTAGGGCATAGTAAAAGCCATAATCTTCTCCTTCCATCAACCGAAACGGCCGGAGATGTAATCTTCGGTGCGCTTGTCCACAGGGGTGGCAAAGACACTCTCGGTGGGCCCCATCTCCACCAGTTCGCCCAGCAGGAAGAAGGCCGTCTTGTCGGAGATACGCGCCGCCTGCTGCATGTTGTGGGTGACCATGATGATGGTGTAGTTTTCTTTCAGTTCCATCGCCAGCTCCTCCACTTTGGAGGTGGAGATGGGGTCCAGGGCCGAGGTGGGCTCATCCATGAGCAGCACTTCGGGTTCCACGGCCAGGGCTCGGGCAATGCACAGACGCTGCTGCTGACCGCCCGACATGCCCAGGGCGCTCTTGTTCAGCCGGTCCTTGACCTCGTCCCAGATGGCGGCGTCCCGCAGGCTCCGCTCCACAATCTCGTCCAGCTGGGCCTTGTTGTGGATGCCGTGGGTGCGGGGACCGTAGGCGATGTTGTCGTAGATGGACATGGGAAAGGGATTGGGTTTCTGGAACACCATACCCACCCGCTTGCGCAGCACGTTGACGTCCATCTTGTCCTTATAGATGTCCACGCCGTCCAGCAGGATGTCGCCGGAGATGCGGCAGCCCTCCACCAGATCGTTCATCCGGTTCAGGCTCTTCAGGAAGGTGGATTTGCCGCAGCCCGAGGGGCCGATGAAGGCAGTGATCTCCTTTTCGGGAATGGAGATGTTGATATTTTTCAGGGCATGGAAGCTGCCGTAGTACAGATCCATGTTTTTGACTTCGAATTTATTCACGGTAGGTCCCCCTCGTGTTAATGTTTGGCCAGTTTGCGCGCGATGAAGCTGGACAGGCAGTTGATGGCCAGCACCAGCACCAGCAGCACCACGGCGGTGCCGTAGGTGGCGTCCACATGCAGGCCCTCGCTGGAGAGCAGGTACATGTGCACGGCCAGGGTGCGGGTGGAGCTGAAGACGCTTTCGGGGATCTTGGCCACCGAGCTGGCGGTGTAGATCAGGGCAGCGGTCTCGCCCACGATGCGTCCCGTGGCCAGGATGATGCCGGACAGGATGCCGGGCATGGCGCTGGGCAGCACGATGGTGAAGACCGTGCGCAGCTTGCCGGCGCCCAGGCCGAAGGAGCCTTCGCGGTAGGAATCCGGCACGGCGATGAGGGCTTCCTCGGTGGTGCGCATGATGACGGGCAGCACCATGATGGCCAGGGTGAAGGCGCCGGCGATGAGGCTGTAGCCCCAGTGGAGCTGGGTGACGAAGAACAGCATGCCGAACAGGCCGTAGACGATGGAGGGGATGCCCTGCAGGGTCTCGGTGGTGACGCGGACCACCCGCACCAGCTTGTTGCCGCGCTTGGCGTACTCCACCAGCCAGATGGCGGCGAAGATGCCCAGGGGCGTGGCGATGACCAGGGAGAAGGCGGTCATGAGGACGGTGTTGATGAGGGCAGGCATGAGGGAGACGTTGTCGGAGTTGTATTCCCACTCAAACAGGGAGGGTTTGAGATTGGGAATGCCCATGACGAGGATGTAGCCGATGAGGAAGAGCAGCACGGCGGCGGTGAGCAGGGCGGCCAGGCGCACCAGCCACCGCAGGACACCGGCCTGGACCCGGGCCGCCGTGCGGTTGCGGTTGCCCTGGGGGAAGACCATGCGGGCGTTGACTTTGCCCAGACTGGCGGCCTTTTCGT encodes the following:
- the pstA gene encoding phosphate ABC transporter permease PstA; the protein is MVFPQGNRNRTAARVQAGVLRWLVRLAALLTAAVLLFLIGYILVMGIPNLKPSLFEWEYNSDNVSLMPALINTVLMTAFSLVIATPLGIFAAIWLVEYAKRGNKLVRVVRVTTETLQGIPSIVYGLFGMLFFVTQLHWGYSLIAGAFTLAIMVLPVIMRTTEEALIAVPDSYREGSFGLGAGKLRTVFTIVLPSAMPGILSGIILATGRIVGETAALIYTASSVAKIPESVFSSTRTLAVHMYLLSSEGLHVDATYGTAVVLLVLVLAINCLSSFIARKLAKH
- a CDS encoding tRNA1(Val) (adenine(37)-N6)-methyltransferase, whose product is MLNNPEILDHGTKVFTAPGATFGSDALLLARFALPKPRQRAVDLCSGCGIVALVWHDEGHRGPCTAVELDPDASALCAAAVGENGADHIRPLCADLRDFCRAGPEQGWYDFAACNPPYFAAGPRSPDPVRAAARHTDSCTLEDAVQAAARALREGGRFTLCHRPDQLAEVLCTLRAARLEPKRLAFARQRPGSTPWLFVVEAQKGRRPGLRLEPDLLVETGAARYGV
- a CDS encoding NUDIX domain-containing protein, which codes for MAHTETMLESKEIFNGRVIRVTLDTVRLENGNTSTREVVHHHGGACILPVDAEGNVYMVRQFRYAMGEEIWELPAGKLEAGEDPFEAAKRELGEECGLTADHFTDLGVVYATVGYDSEKIYLWAADGLHPVNQHLDPDEFLDVVKMPFEKALAMVLDGTIRDSKTQVGLMKYALLRKEHAE
- the phoU gene encoding phosphate signaling complex protein PhoU, translated to MAFTMPYSSRKVYDAELMQLDTMLARMGHAAGGAIESAMTALRNGDIELARSVIARDSEIDAAEHEIEHRCLTLFLRQQPVAGDLRKVSTALKMVTDIERIADQASDIAEITLHLHPEGARSVGVLEDLDRMGEVALHMVKDAIASYVQVDLSMAAQVIAKDDDCDAMFRKISGEIAQYIAAHPSDAETALDLFMISKYLERLGDHAVNVAEWVEFLKTGVHKSRKIV
- the pstB gene encoding phosphate ABC transporter ATP-binding protein PstB, with protein sequence MNKFEVKNMDLYYGSFHALKNINISIPEKEITAFIGPSGCGKSTFLKSLNRMNDLVEGCRISGDILLDGVDIYKDKMDVNVLRKRVGMVFQKPNPFPMSIYDNIAYGPRTHGIHNKAQLDEIVERSLRDAAIWDEVKDRLNKSALGMSGGQQQRLCIARALAVEPEVLLMDEPTSALDPISTSKVEELAMELKENYTIIMVTHNMQQAARISDKTAFFLLGELVEMGPTESVFATPVDKRTEDYISGRFG